ATAATAATCTCTGCTCTATCTCTAAGTTGTTCACTAACTGGCGTTAGTCTTACATCAGCACCTTTTGGCACTATATAAAATAAGAATTGGGGTTTATAAGATTTTTAGTTAGTATCAGATATTTTATGATATAATGAATTAATTGTGTCTATTAGATACATATGCTATAGTCATAACATAATCTCTTAGTTCTCTAGTTATTAGGAAATTCCTTCTCACGTGCTCTCTGGCATTCAATCCGAGCCTGTTCCTTACTTCCTTATTTCTAATTAGATAGATAATATAATGAGCAGCTCCTTGCGGACTATTAACTAGAAATCCTGTAACTCCATTTATAACTTGTAACGGAATTCCGCCTGTATTACCCCCTATAACGGGTTTCCTCTTCCACATTGCCTCACTTACCGTTAGACCAAAACCTTCCTTTATTGACTTCTGCATAACTACTGATGATGCGGATTGGAATGCATTTATTTCTAAATCGCTATAGGGAGGTAACATCAGTAAGTGAATATCTTTATCTCCCTCAGAAGCTTTAACTACCTCATTGTAAACTTTTTCACCTTCTGGATCATCAGTAGCTGGGCTTCCAACATATAATAACTGAATATCCACATGCCTTTTAGCTAACTTATAAGCTTGTAGTACACCTAGAGGATCTTTAGCGTAGTCGAATCTTGACACTTGAGTTACTAATGGTTTTTCAGGATTTATTCCAAATTTATATAATATCCTTAATATAGTAGTTTCTGCTATTTTTCTATTCTTCACACTTAATGGATCTATAGAAGGTGGTATAACGAATTGAGGTATTTCGATGTCATCTCTACCAAATGAGGGAACTGAGATTATCACACTATCATATTGAGATATATATTTCCTAAGAAAGTCCCAAACTGGTGGATAGGGATTAGATATATCAATATGACATCGCCAAATCCACTTATTGTTATTTTTCTTAAATTTTATAAGTCCTGCAGGCTGTGGGTCATGAATAAACATTATATCGTAATCTAGTGGTATTTCAGATAGGTTATTTTCTTGCCACTTATCATAAATCTTAAAGTATTCACTTGGTATATTTCCAATTCCATTTTGTAGCGCATTATGAAATGACTTAGTTACATTAAAAAACTCACTATCTCCTCTTATTACTTTCCAGTCAACGTTAAGACCTAGTTCTTTCATTAAGGGTAACATTCTATTTAATATCTCCGCAACTCCACCTCCTGCTTTAGTCGAGTTTACGTGAAGAATCGACAAATCTTTAATTTTTTCAGCTATTTTGAAAATTGCGTCTAATTCATCTTCTCCTATAACGTCAACGTATTTCTCTATCATTTTAATAACCACCTCTCCAATGTTCTAATTATGTCTCTCCTTAATACTTCCTCATTGACATATGTCTGAGGATCTATTTTACTTAATGCTTCGGCTAAATCTGAAAGACCAAAATTAGAGTCTAGCCATTCTGAGAAATCATTTCTTTTGGTTAGTCCGAGAACTCTTCTGCTTACGAAATGCCAAACAAGAGATCTTCCAGGTATAACTTGTATCATATCTAAGAATTCTGCTAGTGAATTTGCAACATAATTTGTCCTATATATTATTGGTCTGCATGAAACGAATACGAATTCTCTTAAACCAGTTTTTTCATTTATTCTTGGCTCAAGGATTTCTATTAGGTCACTTCTAATGTCTTCTATCGTTCTAGGTTCCACACCCGGTATATCGGATACTAATTCGGCTAATTCCTTGTCTCCAAGACTTTCAGCTATCCAATGTGCGAAGTCGTTTGAATACTCTTCTGGTATTAAGTGAGAGCTGAAAATTGGATGAAAAACATGATAAAACAGCGCATATTTATCAGCTTTTTTAATATTTTCTACTAGTTCTTTTAGATTTCTAGCCTTAAGCTTAGAATAGAGTGGTGGGTAATATGCTGCGTAGAATTCAAACGGTATTCCTTTTCCCTTAGAGTCAAGATCCATCATAATTATTATTATCTTCTTAAACATTATTAACATATTTGCTGTATGTTGCTATCAACAAGTCATGATATGTGACATTACGAATTTAACTTGACTATTTCTTAAAAGGCATCTATAATTGTTTAAAGTCATTAAAATCAGTTAGTGTGATTCTTTACTATTGTTTTAATCTAGTAAAGGTGTTTTGTGGGATATTTGTAAATTATTTGGTTTAAAACACTCTTTTTACTATGAAGAGAATATGAAAAGTAACGTAAGTTTTGAAAAATTCACAACGTATAGTAAAGGAAAAATTCATAACCCACGTTAATCTTTCAGAGGGGTTTGGGTCTCATTGAATTTCATATATTTTGTATTCAATTTTCGACCCTTGGACTTCACCGATGTCGTGAATTTTTCCGCTCATCCTTCTCCATCCCATTAGGAGGATAACCCCACTCACTCTTTGAGAAAACCCTCCACATCTTGACTCTTCTTACTCACCACCATTCGGGAATTAACCATCCACATCTAGGGTGGGATCTAAAAAATAGATTGTGCTTATATATAGCATATAAATTTCACGCTTTCATGGAAACTGCTTTCGACGACTACCCACTATAAAAACATCATATACCAAGTATTAAGCAAGTCACAATAGCGTTAGAAAATAATGAAACCTTTTAAGAAATTAGTTAATGACGCGTCTAACTATCTTCAACTGCACATATGACCAAATATTGTTATCAAGAATTCTATAACTTTTCGCCCCTGACGATACGTATAATGTATAGGTAGCATAAAAAATCTAACTTAAGAATAATAATTCAAAGATTTTTCATTGACTTATAACTTGAGCGGTAACTGATGGACTTATTATTATCTCTCCATTAGAGAAGGTTATATGAGGAAAGCTTATAAGTAGAGATTCCGATGAGCCTCCTTTTAAATCCATACCATTTACTATATGTATCTTAAATACCGCACTTGGCAAATTTGCAGAGATATTTACACCCCCTAATTCAACCTTTGCAGAGGATATTTCAAGAAATATCTCATTATATTGCCCTGCGGGTAATCTTGCTGATGCTAAGAATGTGATATTAGAAGTTAATAAGACGGTAATTGACTTATTAGATACCAATATCCATGAACCATTACTGGCACTATTTACCTTATGGATCATTATAGATGATATTGTCAAGTATATTTTTAGCCCCTGTGAAGAAGGTGCATCCTGTAAGTAGATACTTACGTTTCCAGTGGTAAAGTAATAATATGCGTAATATGCTCCTCCTGCAATCAATATTATTATTACTAAACCTATTATTATTCCCCTACTCATAGTATAACTTCTATTAGTAGTACCTTAAAAGGGTTCTTAGATTTATTTTTATTTCACTTAGTGGTATTTCAGTTTCTAGAAGAGTCATCACGGATCAGTGGCGGCCATTATCATCAGCATAATTGAAAATATTGAAAATGTTGTTCATTCCGAAAAGTTTTGGGCTATCTCTAGTCTTGTAAGACGTAATAATGGGTTAAAAATTTATCAGATTGACTAGCATAATATTAATCAAGATATCTTATCTCCTTGTTGATAATAAGTATTGTCTTAAGACTTTACGTATTTTCCTGCCTTAAGTACCATGCATTGTAAATGCATTGGAAAAGGATCTAATTTAGTTTCTTCATGATGGCATGGAAAATTTCAATTCTAAATGTTAAGAGGAAAAGTTCATTTCCTTTGCGAATTAGCTAATTTCTAAGCATATTCGCTTATTTAACATTGTATATAAATTCAAGATAATGGAAGGAGTACTATATTCTTGTGGAAGTCTAATGTTTTACATTTAAGCGATGCCTTCTGTCGTAGCATAAGAAAGAATATAAATAATTCGAATTGCGGAAGTCGTACTATGTATCAAGATTTGGTAGAGAAGGTAACTCCTTCAGTAGTTACAATAATAACCAAACAGATTGCGTTAGATCAATTTTTCGCACCTCAAGTTGCTGAGGGTATAGGATCGGGCTTTGCAATAGGCAAAAACGTTTTGATTACATCTTATCACGTCATATCTAATGCTAGTGAAATTATAGTAATATCCGATGATGGATTTAGAGATCAAGCTCAAGTTATTGCAGTGAATCCTTATCATGATTTAGCTATACTAAGTACCACTTTAGATTTGCCATCCTTAAAATTAGCTAAAGATTATAAAACTGGAGAAGTTGTGCTAGCTGTAGGCAATCCTTTAGGTTTATATAGCGTTAGCATGGGAATTATTAGCAGTGAAGAAAGGGCTATAATATCTCCAATTGGCTCACCCGTTTATGTAATTCAGACTGATGCTGCGGTTAACCCAGGTAACAGTGGTGGTCCATTAGTGAATACCAAGGGCGAAGTAGTTGGAGTTGTTACTGCGATGATTAAGGATGCGCAAAATATAGGTTTTGCCATACCTTCTAAGTTAATTGATAGTTTCGTAAAGAATGTAATGAAGTTTGGAAAATATATAAGACCTTATGTTGGAATAGGAGTAGTAAAATTAAATAAAGCGTTAGCTACATATCTTGGGATAAAAAGACAAAGCGGTTTGTTGGTACTAAACATAGATCCAGATGGAAGCGCGTATAGGTATGGCATGAGAAAGGGGGATATAATATTAAAGGTTGATAACCAAGAGGTTAAATCACCAGTTGATTTACTAACAATCTTAGAGGGCAAAGTCGGGTCAAGTGTAAATGTGAAGGTGTTAAGGAATTCAAAAGAAATTGAATTCGAAATAGCTGTACCGGGCATTGCTACTTAAACTTTTTAAAATTTTTTGATGTTGAACTTTTTATTTTTCTTTGCTTATTCTAGCATATGGTAGAAGTAGGAGAAAAGGCACCAGAAGTAGAATTAGTAGATACAGATTTAAAAAAAGTGAAAATACCATCTGACTTTAAGGGCAAAGTGGTAGTTTTAGCATTCTATCCAGCAGCATTTACATCAGTTTGTACTAAAGAAATGTGTACTTTTAGGGACTCTATGGCTAAATTTAATGAATTAAATGCTACTGTTATAGGAATTAGTGTAGATCCACCCTTCAGCAATAAAGCGTTCAAAGAGCAAAACAAGTTAAACTTTATTGTAGTTAGTGATTTCAATAGGGAAGCCGTTAAAGCCTATGGTGTAGCTGGCGAATTGCCAGTGCTAAAGGGTTATGTGCTTGCGAAGAGATCAGTATTTGTAATTGATAAGAATGGAATAATTAGGTATAAATGGGTTTCTGAAGATCCCACAAAGGAGCCTAATTACGACGAAATAAGAGACGTAGTAGCGAAACTATCCAAATGATGTACTGGCTAAGCCCTGACAACGTGATGATTTAAGGGCGGGAGCTCTGAATTTTTTCCAAGAATTTTTCTGGGTTTTTTATATCAAATAGTACTGTTGTTTTACCATTTTTTAAAATGATGTATATTGATCCGCACCTTAATCTTTTAGCTATTGGACCTTGAGATAGAAATACTTCCTTAAAATTCTCCATCTTTACTGTTTTCCTACCTGAAATAGATTTTATCAATATTTCATTTCCTATGACGCAATAAGTGTAACTCTTAAACCAAAATATCACAGCGAGCAACGAAATGTACCATATACCGACAAAAATCAAGTAATTTACTATGTTTGTTATTTCTAGGAACAAAGAGAAAATTATGAGTGTAATTGTTCCTTCAACTAGTAGCCTTCTTCCAGTTGGTTTCGTACAGCCAGCAGGCAACTTTTCGTCCATTTACTTCCACCAGTGGAGGTTCTCTTTCTTTACATGTTTGCATCACAAATGGACATCTGGGGTGGAACCTACAGCCATTGGGTGGATTTATCAGACTAGGAACTTCTCCGGAAGGTGGCTTAAGTTCCTTCTTTCCCAATTCCGGTACCGAGTTAAGCAAAGACTGTGTATAAGGATGTAGTGGTTCCGATATGACCTCCTTTGCACTGCCTTCTTCTACAACTTTCCCTGCATACATTATTATCACTCTATCAGAAATAAATCTAGCCACGGAAATGTTGTGAGTTATAAATAAATAGGTAAGTTTTCTATCTCTTTGAAGATCTACAAGTAGATTAAGTATTTGTGCTTGTACTGAGGCATCTAGAGCTGATGTTGGCTCATCTAAAATTAAGAATTCCGGTTCCTTTGCAAGCGCTCTAGCTATTGCGACTCTTTGTAATTGCCCACCAGATAATTCTCTAGGGTACTTATCTTTTACGTAATTGTAATCTAATCCTATTTCTGCTAATAGTTCCTTAACCTTTTCCTCACTTTTATCTTTCATTGCTTCCTTAACAATGTCCTTAACTTTCATTCTTGGATTTACAGATGTCATTGGATTCTGAAAAACCATATGGATGTGTTTTCTAACTTGAATTGTATTCTTATCATTTACCTCTGTACCCATAAAAATTAATCTTCCACTAGTAGGCTTTTCCAATGTGGCTAAAATTCTACCCAATGTGGTCTTACCAGATCCACTCTCACCCACAACACCTAAAACTTCACCTTTTTTAATATCTACATTTATGCCGTCTAATGCTTTAACAAAAATTGGTGGTTTTCTAGCTAAAGTCTCTAATGTACCTCTTTTACTTGCAAGATAGTACTTCTTTATATCTATTGCCTTATAGAGTACATTATCACTCATATAACCAACACCTTACTCTCCTACCGTTCTTTTCTATTATATTGGGCTCTTTCTGTTTGCATATATCAATTACTTTATTGCATCTTGGATTAAATTTGCATCCCATTGGTAATGCAAAAAAGGATGGAGGATTTCCCGGTATTGCGTTTAATTTGCTCTGATTCTTGTCTCCAGTTGGTATGCTTGCTACTAATCCTTGGGTATAAGGATGCATTGGAGACTTTAGAACATCTTCTACCTTACCATCTTCCATTATTCTACCTGCGTACATTACTATTACTCTATCAGCTATTATGTAAGCTAAAGATATATCATGTGTTATAAATAAGATACTTGTGTTTAATTCCCTATTCAGTTGCTTGAATAAGTTAATTACTTGTGCTTGTATAGTTACATCTAGAGCTGATGTTGGCTCATCTGCTATGAGTAACTTAGGTTTTAAAAGAAGTGCCATCGCTATTACGATTCTCTGGACTTGTCCACCTGAAAGTTGATGAGGATATCTGTCAACTATAGAATAGGGATCGGGAAGCCTAAGATCCTTTAGAACCTCTATTACCTCCTTAGCAAGACTTTCTTCATCTGTCTTTTTTCCATCTCTTTGATGTCTTATTTTAGCTGCCTCTAAAAGTTGAAAACCAACTTTTTTTACAGGGTTTAAACTATTTAATGGATTCTGAAATATCATGAAAACCCATGTTCCTCTATATTTTTGTAACTCACTATCCTTTAATTTAGCTAAATTGACTCCATCAATTACTATATCACCTTGGATTTTCGAATTAGGTGGTAAAATCCTAGCAATAGTGTGGCCTAACGTTGATTTTCCAGATCCACTTTCTCCGACTATGCTTATCATTTCCCCTTTTTCTACACTTAAATTTACATCATTTAGTACCTTAATCCAACCTATAAGCGTGTTATAATATACGTTTAAGTTCCTAATTTGGAGTAACATAAAATATCACCTTAATAAGTTATCCTACCTGCAATCACATCTTGCAATCTATCACCTACTAGGACAAATCCTATTACTATGATTAGAATAGTTACTCCAGGGAAAACTGCCCACCACCAATATTGCGGTAATCCACTAAGCCCATTTGAAGCCATTTCTCCTAATTCTGGAATTGGCGGTGTTATGCCTATTCCTAGGAAAGCAAGGGTTGAATAAGTCAAAATTACGTTTCCAAAATCCAGTGCAGCGTAAGCCAGAATTGGATCCAGTGAGTTAAGGAAGATATACCTATAGAACAAGGCAATTTTAGAAACTCCACTTAATTTAGCTGCTGAGATATAATCCATATTCTTTATTCTCAATGTCTGAGCTCTATAGAATCTAGCATAAGTAGGCCACCAGACTACCATTAAACCCACTATAGTGGCTATGAATGTGGCCTTTAAGGGAACTGTTATAGCAATAACTAGTATTAATGCTGGTAAAGAGAGAAACGCATCAGTAATTCTCATTATAACCTCATCAACAGCACCACCTAAATATCCTGCCAATATTCCCAATATTCCACCAATTATTATCGCAGAAAAGACGACTATCAGTGCCACAAATGCATCTCGTGGAAGTGCATATAATATTCTTGATAATATGTCCTCTCCTTCTGCGTTAGTCCCCAATATAAACTGAGAAGAAGGTGGATGAAAGGCTAGTTGTAAATTATATTTAAAGGGATTATGGGGGAGGAGAATATAACCCAATTGAGGATCTCTTAAGTCAGCAGCTAGGATTTCCAAAATACCTTGTATTAGTGACCATATAAGAAATGCTCCTACTATAATTAGTCCCAAAAGCCCAGCCTTATCTCTAACTAACGCTTTTAACATGAATCTAAGTCCGGACGCCTCACTCAACTATCCTCACCCTAGGATCTAAAATACCATACAATATATCCGCAACTAAATTAGCGATTATTATAGCTATCCCCACAATTATAGTAGTTCCTAATATGGAGGTGTAATCTAATCCCTCTATTGCCTGGGTTATGAAATATCCCATTCCATGATACTGGAATATATCCTCAATAACTACTGCGCCAGCTACCGAATAACCAAAGAGTAACGCAATTAACGTAACTAGTGGAATAGATGCATTCCTTAACACAACACCGTATACTACTCTTCTTCTACTTAAACCCTTCATGAAGCTTAGCCTTGCGAAATCAGATTCCATATAGTCTAACATGGAAGCCCTAGCTATTCTGGTTATTATACCAAAACTAACTAAAGCTATAGCTATCACTGGCAAAACCATGTGGTGTATCAAACTGAAAAAGTAAGGCCAATCTCCCGTTAGCATTGCATTCAATAAAGGAAATGGAGTTATTGACTTAGGTGAGGTTAAGGTTGGATCTACTGTTCCTGTAGGAGGCAGTAATCTAAGATAGTACGCTATTACTAATTGCAGAATTGTTGCTACTAAAAATGGTGGCGATGCCCACGTTACTAAGTAAACCCCACGTATTAGGTAATCTATTGGGTTATTCCTATTTGAAGCAGCTATCGCGCCAGTAAATAAGCCTATTATTACTGATAATATTGTGGCTGGAATAACTAGTTCTAGAGTTCTTGGTAAATATTTACCAATCAAATCTATAACTGGAACTTTATAAATAGGATCTATCCCAAAATTGCCATGAAATACATTAATTATATAATTGATGATTTGAATATAAAGTGGTTCATACAATCCGTATTGCTTAGCTACTTGTTCTAGTTCTGAATAAGTTGCATGTGGACCTGTGTATAGTCTAGCTAGTGCGAGTGGATTAGGTGCTATAATATGTATCATGATAAAAACTAATACAATTAATAGTATTAGTGTAATGAACGCATTAACAATTCTTCTAATGATAAAGAAGACAATATTTATGGACATGACATGCCCATTTAAATAAGATTTAAAGAGACTAATATATCTTACTTAGGGTTAAGATAGAAGGAAAAAAAGGGAAAACTTTTAGAATCCAGGGCCTCCTCTACCTCTTCCCCTTAATAAAACTACTACGGCAACAATTACTATTATCACTATAACTATACCTACTACCGCATAAATTAGTGTTGAAGATGTGGCTGGATGGGTAGTAATTGTAGTTGATATAGTAGTGGTGGTTGGG
The nucleotide sequence above comes from Sulfolobus tengchongensis. Encoded proteins:
- a CDS encoding DUF4382 domain-containing protein, coding for MSRGIIIGLVIIILIAGGAYYAYYYFTTGNVSIYLQDAPSSQGLKIYLTISSIMIHKVNSASNGSWILVSNKSITVLLTSNITFLASARLPAGQYNEIFLEISSAKVELGGVNISANLPSAVFKIHIVNGMDLKGGSSESLLISFPHITFSNGEIIISPSVTAQVISQ
- a CDS encoding glycosyltransferase, whose amino-acid sequence is MIEKYVDVIGEDELDAIFKIAEKIKDLSILHVNSTKAGGGVAEILNRMLPLMKELGLNVDWKVIRGDSEFFNVTKSFHNALQNGIGNIPSEYFKIYDKWQENNLSEIPLDYDIMFIHDPQPAGLIKFKKNNNKWIWRCHIDISNPYPPVWDFLRKYISQYDSVIISVPSFGRDDIEIPQFVIPPSIDPLSVKNRKIAETTILRILYKFGINPEKPLVTQVSRFDYAKDPLGVLQAYKLAKRHVDIQLLYVGSPATDDPEGEKVYNEVVKASEGDKDIHLLMLPPYSDLEINAFQSASSVVMQKSIKEGFGLTVSEAMWKRKPVIGGNTGGIPLQVINGVTGFLVNSPQGAAHYIIYLIRNKEVRNRLGLNAREHVRRNFLITRELRDYVMTIAYVSNRHN
- a CDS encoding ABC transporter ATP-binding protein, with the protein product MSDNVLYKAIDIKKYYLASKRGTLETLARKPPIFVKALDGINVDIKKGEVLGVVGESGSGKTTLGRILATLEKPTSGRLIFMGTEVNDKNTIQVRKHIHMVFQNPMTSVNPRMKVKDIVKEAMKDKSEEKVKELLAEIGLDYNYVKDKYPRELSGGQLQRVAIARALAKEPEFLILDEPTSALDASVQAQILNLLVDLQRDRKLTYLFITHNISVARFISDRVIIMYAGKVVEEGSAKEVISEPLHPYTQSLLNSVPELGKKELKPPSGEVPSLINPPNGCRFHPRCPFVMQTCKEREPPLVEVNGRKVACWLYETNWKKATS
- a CDS encoding PH domain-containing protein, producing MDEKLPAGCTKPTGRRLLVEGTITLIIFSLFLEITNIVNYLIFVGIWYISLLAVIFWFKSYTYCVIGNEILIKSISGRKTVKMENFKEVFLSQGPIAKRLRCGSIYIILKNGKTTVLFDIKNPEKFLEKIQSSRP
- a CDS encoding ABC transporter ATP-binding protein, whose amino-acid sequence is MLLQIRNLNVYYNTLIGWIKVLNDVNLSVEKGEMISIVGESGSGKSTLGHTIARILPPNSKIQGDIVIDGVNLAKLKDSELQKYRGTWVFMIFQNPLNSLNPVKKVGFQLLEAAKIRHQRDGKKTDEESLAKEVIEVLKDLRLPDPYSIVDRYPHQLSGGQVQRIVIAMALLLKPKLLIADEPTSALDVTIQAQVINLFKQLNRELNTSILFITHDISLAYIIADRVIVMYAGRIMEDGKVEDVLKSPMHPYTQGLVASIPTGDKNQSKLNAIPGNPPSFFALPMGCKFNPRCNKVIDICKQKEPNIIEKNGRRVRCWLYE
- a CDS encoding ABC transporter permease, which produces MSEASGLRFMLKALVRDKAGLLGLIIVGAFLIWSLIQGILEILAADLRDPQLGYILLPHNPFKYNLQLAFHPPSSQFILGTNAEGEDILSRILYALPRDAFVALIVVFSAIIIGGILGILAGYLGGAVDEVIMRITDAFLSLPALILVIAITVPLKATFIATIVGLMVVWWPTYARFYRAQTLRIKNMDYISAAKLSGVSKIALFYRYIFLNSLDPILAYAALDFGNVILTYSTLAFLGIGITPPIPELGEMASNGLSGLPQYWWWAVFPGVTILIIVIGFVLVGDRLQDVIAGRITY
- a CDS encoding S1C family serine protease; translation: MYQDLVEKVTPSVVTIITKQIALDQFFAPQVAEGIGSGFAIGKNVLITSYHVISNASEIIVISDDGFRDQAQVIAVNPYHDLAILSTTLDLPSLKLAKDYKTGEVVLAVGNPLGLYSVSMGIISSEERAIISPIGSPVYVIQTDAAVNPGNSGGPLVNTKGEVVGVVTAMIKDAQNIGFAIPSKLIDSFVKNVMKFGKYIRPYVGIGVVKLNKALATYLGIKRQSGLLVLNIDPDGSAYRYGMRKGDIILKVDNQEVKSPVDLLTILEGKVGSSVNVKVLRNSKEIEFEIAVPGIAT
- a CDS encoding DUF5752 family protein; this translates as MMDLDSKGKGIPFEFYAAYYPPLYSKLKARNLKELVENIKKADKYALFYHVFHPIFSSHLIPEEYSNDFAHWIAESLGDKELAELVSDIPGVEPRTIEDIRSDLIEILEPRINEKTGLREFVFVSCRPIIYRTNYVANSLAEFLDMIQVIPGRSLVWHFVSRRVLGLTKRNDFSEWLDSNFGLSDLAEALSKIDPQTYVNEEVLRRDIIRTLERWLLK
- a CDS encoding ABC transporter permease — encoded protein: MSINIVFFIIRRIVNAFITLILLIVLVFIMIHIIAPNPLALARLYTGPHATYSELEQVAKQYGLYEPLYIQIINYIINVFHGNFGIDPIYKVPVIDLIGKYLPRTLELVIPATILSVIIGLFTGAIAASNRNNPIDYLIRGVYLVTWASPPFLVATILQLVIAYYLRLLPPTGTVDPTLTSPKSITPFPLLNAMLTGDWPYFFSLIHHMVLPVIAIALVSFGIITRIARASMLDYMESDFARLSFMKGLSRRRVVYGVVLRNASIPLVTLIALLFGYSVAGAVVIEDIFQYHGMGYFITQAIEGLDYTSILGTTIIVGIAIIIANLVADILYGILDPRVRIVE
- a CDS encoding peroxiredoxin; this encodes MVEVGEKAPEVELVDTDLKKVKIPSDFKGKVVVLAFYPAAFTSVCTKEMCTFRDSMAKFNELNATVIGISVDPPFSNKAFKEQNKLNFIVVSDFNREAVKAYGVAGELPVLKGYVLAKRSVFVIDKNGIIRYKWVSEDPTKEPNYDEIRDVVAKLSK